The window TTTGAGTATCGAATTATTTTTGACTGTCCTGTCGATCTCCCGTCCCGACGTTTACCCAGAGGCGCACATCACAGAGCATACGCGCCGCTGCGCGGACCGGCTGGACATACGTGAGTGGACGAGCGTTCGTCGCGGTGCAGGCGCCCTTCAGCGCCGTTTTACGAATACGACATCCAAGGCCAGAACATATCGGTTCTGATCTACAATACGGTGGGAGAGTTCGTGAGGGACGCCGGGCTCCTAAGGTTTCCGGCGCGTTTCGATATCAGTAATGGACCTGTGGATTTCAGGGCAAAAAGGGCCGCAAGTGGCTTTCTCGACATTCAAATCGTCGAGAAACGCTGAAGGGTGCAGCCGGAATGGCCTGCGCGGTTACCGTCTTCCGTCCGGTTCAGCGAGTGCGAGTGAATTTTCCGGGGTTGCCCGGGTGGTGAAAGACGCCGGCTTTGGCGAAACGGCCGCGAAGTTTGCCGTGCGGGATCGGGACGCCGGTGCCCGAATCCGAGGGAGGCACCGCCGCGCCTTCGGCGGCGGTGCGTCCGATTCTCAGCCCAGTGCGTCTTTCAGCTTCGGGACGGCGTCGAAGAGATCCGCCACGAGTCCGTAATCGGCAACCTGGAAGATCGGGGCTTCTTCGTCCTTGTTGATGGCCACGATCACCTTGCTGTCTTTCATGCCCGCGAGGTGCTGGATCGCGCCCGAGATGCCGACGGCGATGTAGAGGTCTGGCGCGACGACCTTGCCCGTCTGGCCGACCTGCCAATCGTTCGGAGCATAGCCGGAATCGACGGCTGCGCGCGATGCGCCGACGGCCGCGCCGAGGGAATCGGCAAGGCTTTCGATCAGGGCGAAGTTTTCTTCAGAGCCGACGCCGCGGCCGCCCGAGACGACGATTTTCGCGGACGTGAGTTCGGGGCGGTCGCTTTCGGCGACCTTGTCCTCGACCCATTCGGAGAGCGCCGGATCGGTGGCGGCGGAAATTGTTTCCACCGGGGCAGGGCCGCCTTCGCCGGTGGCGTCGAAGGTGGAGGTGCGGACGGAAATGACCTTGACCTTATCCGCCGATTTCACCGTCTGGATGGCGTTGCCGGCGTAGATCGGGCGCTCGAACGTATCCGCATCGACGACGCCGGAGATATCGGTGATGACCATGACATCCAGCAGGGCGGCGACGCGGGGCAGCACGTTCTTGGCATCCGTCGTCGCCGGGGCGACGATGTGGGTGTAATCGCCCGCGAGGGAGACGATCAGCGCCGCCGTCGGTTCCGCGAGGCGATGGCCGAGGCTGGCGTCCTCGGCGCAGAGTACCTTGACCGCACCATCCAGCTTGGCGGCTTCCTCGGCTGCGGCGGCCGCCTGCGCACCGGCGCAAAGTACAGTGACATCGCCCATGGCCTTGGCCGCCGTCATCGCCTTGGAGGTGGCATCCCAGGAAAGTTCGCCGTTGGTGACCTCTGCAAACAGAAGAACGCTCATCAGATTACCCCCGCTTCGTCTTTGAGTTTGGTG of the Algicella marina genome contains:
- a CDS encoding electron transfer flavoprotein subunit alpha/FixB family protein; the encoded protein is MSVLLFAEVTNGELSWDATSKAMTAAKAMGDVTVLCAGAQAAAAAEEAAKLDGAVKVLCAEDASLGHRLAEPTAALIVSLAGDYTHIVAPATTDAKNVLPRVAALLDVMVITDISGVVDADTFERPIYAGNAIQTVKSADKVKVISVRTSTFDATGEGGPAPVETISAATDPALSEWVEDKVAESDRPELTSAKIVVSGGRGVGSEENFALIESLADSLGAAVGASRAAVDSGYAPNDWQVGQTGKVVAPDLYIAVGISGAIQHLAGMKDSKVIVAINKDEEAPIFQVADYGLVADLFDAVPKLKDALG